The Candidatus Hydrogenisulfobacillus filiaventi sequence AGGCGCCCGTGATAGGTGCCGGCCAGACGGAGGAGCCGCTGGAGCTCGACGACGTCCTCCCCGATATCGCCCGGGTCCACCGGACGGCGGATGGGAGCATAGGGGGTCAGGCCCACAATGTCCACCGGCGTGCCCAGCTTGACCAGCGCGAACACCTGCTCCACATCGTGGTTGTACATGCGCACGCAACCGTGGGAAGCGACGGTCCCCACCGACCAGGGCTTGTTAGTGCCATGGATCCCGTAAATGCCCCACGGGGCTGAAAACCGCATCCAGCGCGTGCCGAACCCATCGCCCCAGATGGCCTTCTGCGTAATCACGAACTCGCCCCGTGGGGTCGGCGTTTCGGGCTTGCCGACCGCGACAGGGTAGCTGTGGAAGAGGCGCCGGCCGACATACAGGTACAGCCGGTGCTCGGGGACGTTGATCACAATCCGGGTGGCGTATCCTTCCCCCTGGGCCCCCGCCCGCCGAATCGGCCAGGCGCTGGCCAGGAGGAAGGCCGCCCAGGCGGCGGCGGCTGCGGCCGCCAGGCGGACCAGCGGCTGTGCGGGCTTCACGGCGTCACCTCCACCGCGGCGCGAAGGGCTAGCGCCAGCCACATGGCCGCCATAACCTTGGCCGTAGGAAAGTCGAGCAGGCTTAGGGCGGTGCCGGCACCGAAGTGGAGGGTAAACCACCCCGCGGGGGCCCCGGCCACCCCCAGCGCCGGCAGCCCGTGCACCAGCAGACGCCACCAGTCCAGGCGCCAGCGGGCGCCGCGGCGCCCGGCCGCAGCCAGACGGGCGCCCTCCATGACAGCCAACGCCAATAGCGGCCATAGCGCCAATTCGAGGACCATCCAGGCCGGGCGTTCATCCAGCGGCAGGTCGCGGAAGCCGGCGGTGACCGCCATGAGGCCGATCAGCATCGCCAGCGCGGACACGACCGTGGCCAGGCGTTGCATCGTCAATGGACGTCCCTCCCCCGGCACCCTATGCAGCCGGGCGCGGGGAGAGACCAGTCCTTAATGTTCCTCGCGGAACATTTGCGCGGGCTGCCCGTAGCCGGCCAACGCCTCCAAGACCGCAGCCCGCTCGCGGCCCCCCAGCACCGCCGGCCGCCCGGCCGCCTTGGCCAGCAGGTAAATCCGGGCCGCCCACTCCACGTCCCGCGCCAGCCGGAAGGCTGCAGCCAGGTCGGACCCGACGGTGACCAGCCCATGATTGGCCATCAACGCGGCCCGCCCGCCCGCCGCCACCAGGGTGTCCGCCACCACCGCCGCCAGCTCCGCCGACCCGAACGTCCGGTATGGGGCGACCGGAACCAGGGGCCCGGCCTCGGCAATCTGATAATGAATCAGCGGCAACGGTTCGCGGGCGACCGCGAGGGCGGTGGCGAAGGGGGAATGGACATGCACGATGCCCCCGATCCCCTCCAGACGCTGGTACAGCGCCTGATGAAGCCGCCACTCCGACGAGGGCCGCCAGGGCCCGGGCCCGGGCTCCCCGGCTAACGGCACCCGGACCAGCTGCTCCCGGGCCACCCGCTCGAACCCCACCCCGGAGGGGGAGATCCAGAAACCCGCCCCCTCCCGAAGGCTCAGATTCCCCGAGGCCGCGTGCCCCATCCCGCTCCCGGCGATGGCCCGCGCCACCCGAACCACCTGCTCCCGCGCGTCGATGGCGCTCCCTCCTATGCAAAAGGTCCCGCCGGGGGGCGGGACCTCAATCCTTTGGAGCGGAAGACGGGATTCGAACCCGCGACTTTCGGCTTGGGAAGCCGACGTTCTACCAACTGAACTACTTCCGCGCCGCACTGCCGATGATATCACCCCTGCCCGGCCGCCGCAAGGGGCTTAAAACAACGGCACCCGTTCAATGGTGTGGGCCCGGTCGCGGCCCACCGAGACCACGCGGACCGGCACCCCGGTCAACGCCTCAATCCGCTCCAGGTACTCCCGGGCCTCGGGAGGCAGATCCTCATACCGCCGGGCTCCCCCGATGCCCGTCCGCCAACCGGGCACCATCTCCACCACTGGCTCACACTCCTCCAGAACCCCCAGGCTCTCCGGGAAATCGGTGACCAGTTGACCCCGGTACCGGTAGGCGGTGACGATCCCGATGCGCTCCAGGTCATCCAGCACATCCAGCCGGGTCACGATCAGGCCGGTCATCCCGTTTACCCGCACCGCATGCCGCAGAACGACGGTATCCAGCCATCCGATGCGTCGCGGCCGGTTGGTGGTGGTGCCGTACTCGGCACCCACCTGCCGGATGTGCTCCCCGATGGCATCCTCCAGTTCGCTGGGGAACGGGCCGTCCCCGACCCGGGTGGTATAGGCCTTCACCACCCCGTAAACCTGGGAAATCCGGGTCGGACCCACCCCGGCGCCGATACAGGCCCCTCCGGCCACCGGGTGCGAGGAGGTCACATAGGGATAGGTGCCGTGGTCGATGTCCAGCATCGTTCCCTGCGCCCCTTCGAAAAGGACGCGCTTGTTCTCGTCCAGGGCCCGGTTGATCACCACCGAGGTGTTGGTCACATAGGGCTTCAACCGTTGGCCGTAGTCCAGGAACTCCTGGTACAACTGATCGAAATCCCAGCCGGGTGCCTCGTAGGCCCGGAACAGCCGGTTTTTTTCCTCGAGAGCCTCCCGCAGCCGTGCCGCGAAGTCAGCCGGATTCAACAGGTCCGCCACCCGCAAGCCGGTCCGGGCCGCCTTATCCATATAGGCCGGCCCGATCCCCCGCCCGGTGGTGCCGAGCTTGGCCGCCCCGCGCGCCCCTTCCTGCAGACGGTCCAGCTGCTTGTGATACGGCATCACCACATGCGCCTGGGCCGAGATGCGCAGCCGGTCCGTGCGCACGCCCCGCTGCTGCAGATAGTCCAGCTCCTCCAAGAGGATGACCGGGTCCACCACCACCCCGTTGGCGATCACACACCAGGTTTCCGGGTAGAGAATCCCGGATGGGATGAGATGCAGCTTGTACTCCTGATCGCCGACAACGACAGTATGCCCGGCATTGCTCCCGCCCTGGTGGCGCACCACCATGTCCGCCTGCCGGCTGATATAATCGACAATTTTGCCCTTACCCTCGTCGCCCCATTGCGCCCCGACCAACACCACTGCCGGCATACCGTGCCTTCCCTTCCTCGCCTAGCCGGGAGCCAGACCCGTCACGCTGACAAAGCGGCCGGTCTCCTTCTGGAAGAGCAGCTGGACGGTACCCGTGGGCCCGTTCCGCTGCTTGGCCACAATGAACTCGGTCAGGTCCGGCCGCTCGGCCTCCTTGTTGTAGTAGTCCTCCCGGTAGAGGAAGGCCACTACGTCAGCATCCTGTTCGATGGCTCCCGACTCGCGCAGGTCGGAGAGCATGGGCCGCTTGTCGTTGCGGCTTTCTACGGCCCGCGACAACTGGGACAGGGCGATCACCGGGATCTGCAGTTCCCGGGCCACCGCCTTTAAGGACCGGGAAATGTCCGAGATCTCCTGTTGGCGGTTTTCCGCCCGCCGGCCCTGCAGCAGCTGTAGATAATCCACCATAATGAGCCCGATGTCGTACTGCGCCTTTAGATGCCGCGCCTTGGCCCGCAGCTCCAGCACCATGAGGCCTGGACTGTCGTCGATATAAATCGGCGCCGACCCCAGCCGCCCGAGGGCCAGGGACAGCCGCTGCCACATCTCGGCGTCCAGCTCCCCGGTGCGCAGCCGGTGCCCCTCCACCTCGGCCTCGGCCGACAACAGCCGCAACGCCAGCTGTTCCCGGGACATCTCCAGGCTGAAGATGACCACGGGAACATTTTCATGGACGGCCAGGTGGCGCGCAACGTTCAGCATAAACTGGGTCTTGCCCATGGACGGGCGGGCGGCCACCACGATGAGTTCGGACCGCTGCAACCCGGCCGTCATGCGGTCCAAATCCGGAAAGCCGGTGGGGAGTCCGACCAGGCGGCCCTTGTTTTCGTAGACCGCCTCCAGCCGGGTGAAGGTGTCCACCAGCACGTCGTGCAACGGGACCACCTCCTGCTGCCCGCGCCGCGCCAACTGAAAGAGGCTTTGCTGCGCCTTATCCAACAACTCCTGCGGGCTCTCTTCAGCCGCGTAGGCCTGGGTGACCAGCCCGGTGGCGGTGGCGATGAGCTTCCGGAGGGTGGCATTGTCCCGCACCAGCCGCGCGTAATACTCCACATGGGCAGCGGTGGGCACCATGCCGGCGACCTCCATCAGATAGGCCAGACCCCCGATGGACTCCAGCTTCCCCCGCCGGCGCAGTTCCTCGCCCACCACCACCACGTCGATCGGCTTGGTCTGATTGAAGAGGTCCACCGCCACCTCAAAAATCAGCCGGTGTGCCTCCTGGTAGAAGTCGTCCGCCTCAACGAATTCCAGCGCCCGGCCTACCGCATCCGGGTCGATAAGGATCGACCCGATCACCGCCAGTTCCGCATCCGGGCTGTGCGGGGGTACCCGGTTCAGTCCCACGCTCATGCCGGGATCACCCCCGCAGCACCGCCAGGACGTCCTCAACCGTCGCCACCGGCCGTACCCGCGGCCGCCCGGTGCCCGGCGGTACATCCCCCGCGTTTTCCGCCGGCACCAGCACCTCCTGGACGCCCTGCATGCGCGCCCCTAGCACCTTTTCCGGCACCCCGCCCACCGGCCGGACCGCGCCCGACAGGGCGATCTCACCGGTGACCGCCACGTCCTGCCGCAACGGAATCCCGGTCAGGGCCGAATAGATGGCCAGAAAGATGGCCAGCCCCGCCGAGGGTCCATCAATATTGGCACCCCCGACGACATTGACATGCACGTCGTACTGGCGCAGGTCCTGCCCGGTCAGCCGCCGCAGCACCGCCGCCGCATTAAACACCGAATCCCGGGCCATGGATCCGGCTGTCTCGTTGAAACGCACCTGGCCGCGCCCCGCCTCCCGGGCCGGAAACACCGCCGCCTCAATCTCGAGCACAATCCCTTGGTATCCGCCCACGGCTAGACCCAGCACCCGGCCCACCGCGGGCTGGGGCCGTACCAGCGGCACCTGCACGCGTTCCAGCCGGGCATGGCCGACGACCTCCTGTACCACCTCCGGACCCAGCCGTTCCGGGGCCTCGCCCCGGTCCAGGAGGGCGGCCGCATAGCTGTCCACCACGAGGGTGGCGGCCCGCCGGCCCTCCAGGGTGTAATCCGCGATGGCCCGGGCCGCCTCCGGGGCCAGGACCACCCCCAACCGGGCTGCGGTATCGACGGCAATTTGGGCCACCGCCTCCGGGGTAAGGGGGTCAAAGAACACCTCCGCACACCGCGAACGTAACGCCGGGCTGATCTCCTCCGGACTGCGCGTGGTGGCCCCAACCAGGATGAAGTCCGCGGGGGCACCCTCCTCGAACAACCGGCGGACGTAGCGGGGCACGTTCGGGTCGTCCGGATCGTAATACGGCGAATCGAACCGGACCCGTTTGTCCTCCAGCACCTTTAGGAGCTTGTTCTGGAGCAGCAGGTCCATCTCCCCGATTTCGTCGATAAACAGGATCCCCCCGTGGGCCTCGGTGACCAGTCCCAGCTTCGGCTCCGGGATGCCGCTGTCGGCAAGATCGCGCCGGGCGCCCTGGTAGATGGGGTCGTGGACCGACCCCAGCAAGGGATTGGTTACCTCCCGCGGATCCCAGCGCAGGGTGGCGCCGTCCGCCTCCACGAACGGCGCATCCGCCGCGAACGCGCTAAAGGGCAACCGACGGACCTGCTCAAACACCAGCCGCGCGACCGTCGTCTTGCCAACCCCTGGAGGCCCGTACAGGATCACATGCTGCGGAAAGGGACTCCCCAGTTTGGCTTGCAGCTGGCGGATGGCTGCCTGCTGACCCCGGACCTCCTCCAGCCGCTGGGGCCGGACCCGGGCCATGGCGGACGCCTTGAGGCCCCGGCGGCTGAGGGCCTCCAGATGCTCCCATTTCTTCTGGGTCTCCGCGGTTTCCGGCCCGCCTTCCTCTTTGAGCACCTGAATCCGGATATCGCGCAGGTACTCCTCGTGGCGCTCCTGCATCTTCTCACTGACCCGCTTTTCGATCTCATCCTCCAAGGTCCGCCGGGCCAGCTGTTCCGCCAGGTGTTCCTCCAGTTCGCGCAGCACCCGGGGGAAATCCTTCACCGCCGGGGGCTCCGTGAGGGAGGGATCCTCGTAGACCAGCTTCTGCAAGGCCAGCAACCGCCGGGCCGGATCCTCGGAACGGAGGTCCTTGATGGCCTGCAGCTTGCCGGCACGCAGGATGAGCCGCTCCGGGCCGAAGATCTGAACCAGCAGTTCATGCAGGGCCGCGATCCGCCGCTCCAGGGTCCGCGTCGAGCGCCGCCCGCTGCTGCCGCGCGGGCCCTGCACCGATTCCTCCGCCATCGCGTCCTCCTTTACCGCCGGGTCACTCCTCCGGCAGAACCCGCACCGCCAGCCGGGCCTCAATGCCGCCGTAAAGATGCACGCGGGCTTCATACTGGCCCAGCAAGTGCACCGGATCCAGGTTGATCTGGCGCCGATCGATGGTGTAGCCCCGTTCCTTCAGCACCGCCGCCACATCCTGACTGGTCACCGCCCCGAACAGCCGTCCGCTTTCGCCGGCGCGGGCCCGGATGATGACCGTCTGCCCATTCAGGGCCTCCGCCAGCGCTGCTGCGGCCTGCCGCTCCTGGGCCGCCTTTGCCGCCTGCCGCCGCCGTTCCGCCTCGGCTTCCGCCTCCGCCTGCCGGGTGGCCGGCTTGGCCAGGCCCCGCGGGATCAGATAATTGCGGGCAAACCCGTCCTTGACCTCGATGACTTGCCCCTTGGAGCCCTGGCCTCTGACATCCGTCAGCAGGATAACCCGCATGGCCTCGCCTCCACGTTCCGCTTTCCTTTAGCCTACCGGAAAGCCTGCCGGCCCGCCAGGCACGACGAAGAAGCACGAGGATACCCCCGTGCTTCCGCCGCCGGGTCCTGGATCACCCTATTCGATGGTAAAGGGCAGCAGGGCCATGATGCGCGCCCGCTTGATGGCGGTGGTCAACTGCCGCTGATGATGCGCGCAGTTGCCGGAGATCCGCCGGGGCAGGATCTTGCCCCGTTCGGTGATGAACCGCCGCAGCCGCGCCGCCTCCTTGTAGTCCACGTGTTCGATCTTTTCTACACAGAAGGTGCAGACCTTCCGCTTGGCCCGGCGTCCCCGTTCGCGCCGCATTCCGTACCCCCTTTCGGTTCGCGGGCTCCCTAAAACGGCAGGTCATCCGGCAGGGTGACGTCGTCCTCGCCGCCCCCGGCGGCAGCCGGCGGCGCCCCTTCCCGGACCGGCCGGTCCAGGAAGCGTACATCATCACAGACTACCTCGGCCACCTTGCGCCGCTGACCGTCCTGGGTTTCATAGCTGCGGATCTGCAACCGGCCCTCCACCGCGGCCAGCCGGCCCTTCGTCAGATGGTTGGCGACATTCTCGCCCAGTTTCCGCCACGCCAGGCAATCGATGAAATCCGTTTCCCGCTGACCCTGACTGTTAGAGAACGGGCGATCGACGGCGAGGGTAAACGACGCTACCGGCACCCCCTGGGGGGTGTAGCGTAATTCGGGATCCCGCGTCAGCCGCCCGATCAGAATCACCCGGTTTAACATCGCGCTCCCTCACCGCCTTGGGGCGGGCTATTCCCCCGCCCGCACCACCATCGACCGCAGGATGACCTCCTGAATACCCATCAGCCGGGTCAGCTCGTTGGCCACCTTGCCGTCCCCGTTAAAGGTGGTGACCACGTAGTAGCCGTCGTTGTATCCGTTGATGGGGTAGGCCAGGCGGCGCTTGCCCCACTTGTCAATCTGGTCCACCGTGCCGCCGGCCTGTCCGATCAGCCCCTGTACCCGTTCGATCGCCTGCGCGAGTTCCTCCTCGCCCAGGTCGGGCTTCAGGATATACATGGCCTCATAGGCAGCCAAATTGTCACCTCCTCCATGGACACCCACCGGGGTGGCCTCACCCGGACCGGATGAGGCAGCGGAGTGTCAAGCTGTCCTTAAACGCACGAATTATAGCAGATGCCCCGGGCCGGCGCCAAACCTATTCCGGAGGGTTTTCGCCCGGGGGCCACGCCTTACGCACGGCCCGTTCGAACTTCTTACGGGGGATCATAATCCGGTGCCCGCAGCCCAGGCATTTGAGCCCGAAGTCAATGCCGGTGCGGGTAATCTCCCACCGGTGCGACCCGCAGGGGTGCGGCTTGCGCAGCTCCACGATCTGCCCGATTTCATACCGTTGCGGTGCCAGCATCCCTCTATCCCCCCGCCAGTTCCAGCCCCGCTGCCGCTGCTGCCCGTACAACCGCCTCCCGGAAGGCCGCTGCCGCCCGCGCACCTTCCGGCCCCGCGGACGGAAGCCGCACGCCCCAGACCTGTTGCGTGCCGGTCAGGTCCACCACCCCTAGCACTTCCGGCGCCTCGCCCAAGGCGGCGCCTGCTTCCTGCAACAGGATCCGCACCTTTTCCGGCGGCAGTGCGACCGGGAAGGCCAGCCGGATCTCCCGAGCCACCGGCGCCCGGCGGGACAGATTGGTCACCTGCAAAATCAGGCGGTTGGGGAGATACACCCGCTCCCCCTCACCGCCCCGCAGGATGGTAGCCCGCAAGCCGAGCTCCTCGACAGTGCCCGCCGTTCCCCCCGGCAGGACGATGTGATCCCCGACCGCAAACGGGTCCTCGTACATCAGAATGAGACCCGATACCACATCCTGCACCAGGCCCTGGGCCCCGAAGCTGACCGCCAGGCCCACCACCCCGGCCCCGGCCAGCAGGGACCCGGTGTGAAACCCGAACAGGTCCAGGGCCATGACCACGGCCACAAAGCCCAGCACGTAACGGACAGCCGAGACCAGCAACCGGTAGAGGGTGCGCTTGCGGGACCAGCTGAGGTCGTTCTCCCCGGCCCGCCGCCGCTCCACGTGCTCCAGCGCCCGACGGGCCACCACCCCGCCCCACCAGGCCAGGACGACAATCAGGATGACGCCGGCCAGGTGGGCGGCCAGCTGACGCTCGGCCGCGGGGTTCAGCAACGGCAGGCGCAAAGCGGTCACAGAGCCCAAACCCCCGGCAGATGGGCCACCCGCCCAAACCAGCGCACGAGGTCGCTAGCGAGGGGAGCCTGACGGATGGTATGGGCTACGACCGTGCCGTGCACCAGCGGCGCGGTCAACACCAGCGTCAGCAGCAGCCCGGCCAGCAGGCCGTGTTCCAGCAGCCCGGCCACCCCGCCGCCCAGACTGTTCAAGGTGCCGGTCAGCCGGGCCTGGTGCAGTACCCGGGTGAGGACCAGACCCACCGCCCGTCCCGCCGCTTCGGCGAAGCCCACCAGCAGCAGGAACACCAGCACCCAGGTCAAGCCCCGGGCCCAGGTCAGGGCTTGTCCCGCCAACGGGCTACCGGCAGGCAGATTCGGGGGCAGCAGGGCCAGGACCCAGTGCCGCACCGGAATCACCGTCAATAGACCCCGGGTTACCGTGCCCCCCCAGCGGGCAGCCACCACCACCCCGGCCAGGTATCCGGCCAGGCTCAGCACCTGCAGCACGAACCCCCGCCGCAAGCCCCCAATCATTCCCCAAAGGATATAGGCGGCAACCGCCAGGTCCAGCCAGCGCGGCGTGGACACCGGGTTCCCCCCCTTTCCGATCCTCACCCTACACCGCCGGCCAAAGATTCACGAGATACACCGCGGCCAGGGCCAGCAACGCCGGGTCTACCGCCCCTCCCCCGGCAGCCACGGCCAGCCGGGTGCCCGCCCAGCCGGCCAGGGCCAGTATCCCGAGCAGGCCGGTGTCCCGGGCCATCTGCCCCAGGCTCCGCCGCCAAAGCCGGGCGAGGCCCAGCCCGGTCTGGGCCACCGCGCCCGCCAACAGGGTCCCGAGACCCAACGCAGCCCAGCCCGGGAGGGCAGCCCACCAGCCCCGTAACCCTATCAGCACCGCCACCGGCCCCAGCCACTGCAGCAACCGCCCGACGGGAACCTGCCAACGGCCCGGCCTGCCCCAACGCCCCTTCATGAGTTGACCCCGCGCACCGCCTGCCGTCCGCTCCCCGCTGCTAACGTCCCCCACCGCCATTTCCTGGTCCGTTCCCTGGCCGGGGGGAGGCGGGCCCTCCCCCCGGCCGGCCCGCGGCCGTGACCCGGCCTCCCTTGGTCAGATTACCCAAAACCTCCCGGCAGCCAGGAACAGGCCGCCGGGGTGCCGTCAACCCCCCCGCAGTATAACGCCGGTTACCCAGGGGAACGTTGCCGGAACCCGGTCGCTCACAAAGAGGGGATCTGCCGCGGATGCCGGATCAGCGGCAACAGGAAGAGAACCGCTAACACACTCATTATAGGATAGAGGGTGACCAGCAGTTCCCGGAACCCCCAGCCGGCCAGCCCGACCGCCAGCAGCAGGCTCCACGCCGCCCGGCGGCCGAAACGGCTGACGAGCGCAAACCCTTCGCCTACACCGGTGGTGAACAGGGCCACCCAAAGGCCGAGTGCGTAAGCGCGGCCCCAGCCGGGACCAATGCGGCGGGCTGCCTCCACCATCGGCAGCTGGCCCGGTTGGGGCAAGGTGGCTACCACCGCCCAGACCGCGAGGGCCAGTGCCCCAAGGCCCAACGCCCCCAGCCCGGCCGCCGCCAGCCGTTCCGGTCGCGCCCGCAGTTGGGGGCCCAACGCGATCAGCACCACCAGGCCCATGAGACCGTTATAGGCCGCGTACAAACCGGCTGAGTGCCACCAGCCCCCGGCCGCCCCCGGCGCCGGCACCCCATGCGGCCGGTGCAGGCCGGCCACCGCCAGCATCAATGCCATCAACAAGGGGGTCAGAAGGTTGTTGACCCGGAGCACGCGCCCGGCACCCCCCAGCACTGTGGCCACCGTCAACAGCATGGTAAGGCCCGCTCCCCATACCCGGGGCCAGCCCGTCAAATCGCCCAGCGTCCAGCCCGCCCCTACCGCCACCAGCGCCATCTGTCCGGCCAGAAAGGCCAACCAGGCACCTTCCAGCACCGGCACCCAACGCGGGGGGTAAAAGCCGGCCAGGAACCGGTCCAGGCGGCCCTGGCTGGCCTGCCCGTGTTCGAGGGCCCGGACCCCGACTACCCAGAAACTGAGAACCACCAGCAGCAGGCCCCACCGGCCGGCCGGCCCGTGGCGCCCGAAGAACTGCCAGATTTCCTGACCACTGGCGAATCCGGCTCCCGCCACCGCGCCGATAAACATCAGGCCGATGGTGGCCACCCGCTTGCCGCGTCCGCCCACGCCCCTCACCCTTCCGGTCCGTGGCCCGGACCGATACATCCCTATGTCACTTGGGGTAAAATGAGGCTGGAGCCGCTCGCAGGCACCCGCCTGCACATCGCCGGATCATTCCGGAGAGGGCAAAGGGAGGAGGGCCCCCCTTGGCCGACAGTCTGCCGCTCTCGCGGGGGGCCGCAATGCCCGCCGAACAACGGGTGCACATGAACGATCCCGATGCGGCCGCCACCTTGGCCGGCCTGCTGCGGCGGTTGTGGGCGGCGTTGCGGCCGCCTACGCTCATCTTATGTATCGGAACCGACCGGTCCACCGGGGATGCGCTGGGGCCGTTGGTGGGGAGTCGTCTGATGCGGGCCCATCTGCCCGGCATCCGCATCGCCGGTACCCTGGACCATCCGGTTCATGCCGCCAACCTGCCGGGCGCCTTGCGCGAGCTGCGGCTCACCGAAGCGACAGTGCTGGCGGTCGATGCCTGTCTGGGCCGTCTGGAAACCATCGGCACCATTTCCCTGGGGCGGGGGGCGATCCGGCCGGGCGCCGGCGTCAACAAGTCACTGCCGGCGGTAGGGGATTACCACATTACCGCCACCGTCAACGTAGGCGGATTTATGGAATACTTCGTGCTGCAGAATACCCGTCTGGCCGTGGTCATGAAGATGGCGGACATCATCGCTGATGCCCTCATCGAAAGCCTCTCCGGTTAGGGTGACGCCTGGCGCCGGTCCCGCATCGCCAGGTCGATGGCCGCCCGCTCCTCCTCACTGAGCGCATAGCGGCTCTGCGCTCCTTCCACCGGCTTCGCGTAAACCCGCACCTCGTCCCGACCCCAGAGGCCGGTCAGGACCAGCCCGTCACCGCCGGCATTCAGGAGCGCCACCGCAAACGACAGGTCCGCCCCGGTGTCCGCAAAGGGGTTGAAGCGTACCATCCCGACCCGCGACAACGCCAGCGCCTGGCGGTTCTCCAGGGTCCCCATCCGGTGCTCCAGGTCCTGGAGCTGCTGCTGCAGCACCCCCAGGGCTTCCGCCACCCCGTCCCCGGCCGGCACCACCGCCCGGGGCGCCCGCCGCCTCCGCCGTCCCGCCGCCGCTGCCACCAGCAACGCCCATACCGCCAGGATGACCGCCAGCAGGGCCAGCACGGCAGCCCCCGCCTCCACCACCACAGCCTGCGCCGCCAACCAGTGCAACGCCTGCGTCAATCCGTCCGCCTCCATGCAATGGATTACCAGGCCCCCGACGCGACCGCGGCCAGCAACCCCGCCACCACCAGGGCCGGCAGCAGGTCCCCCACCGCCAGCCGGGACCGGCCGCTCACCAGGTTCACCCCCACGGCCGCGACCAGGATACCGCCCACCACGGTCACCTCGGTCACCACCGGCCCGTGCACGTGCCCGGCCACCAGCCCGGCTGCCAGCGACAACGCCCCTTCATAGACCAGGGTGACGGGGGCCGCCAGAATCACGCTCCAGCCCGCCGCCGCTGTCAACAGGAAGGCGGTAATCCCGTCCAGAACCGCCTTGGTCTCCAAAATCACGGGGGCCTGGTCGAGCCCGGCCTGCACCGAGCCGACGATAGCCATGGCGCCCACGTTAAACACCAGGCTGGCGGTGATGAAACCCTGGCCGAAACCGCCGCCGGCCCGCAATTCCGCCCACCGGCCCAGGCGGTCGAGGGCCGCCTCAATGCCGGCCGCGGAACCCAACCAGCTGCCCAGCACCAGAGACACGAGGGCCAGCACCGGGTCGGGTAGCGGCCAGGCCATCTTGAGCCCGATGACCACCACCGTCAGCCCGATAATCCGCAGCGCCTGTTCCCGGAACCCGGCCTGCAACCGCGTGCCCCACAGCATCCCCGCCAGCCAGCCGGCGGCAATGCCGGCGGTATTAATCAAGGCTCCGGCCAGGATCATGGTAAGGTGCCTTCCCCGGCTGCACCGGTTTCCATTTTTTGGTTCCTCACAGGATGTTCCCTGGGGAACAATTAAACCACAAACCCGTCCTCTCCGGGGGTGCCGGGCTCCAGAAGACTCAGGATGCGCTCCAGTTCCTCCAAGGTCCGGTAGGGGATCTCGATGCGGCCTTTCTGGGCGTTCCCGCGCAAGGCTACCCGGGTCCCGAACCGCCGCCGCAGCTCGGATTCAATCTGCTTCAGGTGGGCATCC is a genomic window containing:
- a CDS encoding conserved protein of unknown function (Evidence 4 : Unknown function but conserved in other organisms); translated protein: MTQALHWLAAQAVVVEAGAAVLALLAVILAVWALLVAAAAGRRRRRAPRAVVPAGDGVAEALGVLQQQLQDLEHRMGTLENRQALALSRVGMVRFNPFADTGADLSFAVALLNAGGDGLVLTGLWGRDEVRVYAKPVEGAQSRYALSEEERAAIDLAMRDRRQASP
- a CDS encoding Transporter codes for the protein MGGRGKRVATIGLMFIGAVAGAGFASGQEIWQFFGRHGPAGRWGLLLVVLSFWVVGVRALEHGQASQGRLDRFLAGFYPPRWVPVLEGAWLAFLAGQMALVAVGAGWTLGDLTGWPRVWGAGLTMLLTVATVLGGAGRVLRVNNLLTPLLMALMLAVAGLHRPHGVPAPGAAGGWWHSAGLYAAYNGLMGLVVLIALGPQLRARPERLAAAGLGALGLGALALAVWAVVATLPQPGQLPMVEAARRIGPGWGRAYALGLWVALFTTGVGEGFALVSRFGRRAAWSLLLAVGLAGWGFRELLVTLYPIMSVLAVLFLLPLIRHPRQIPSL
- a CDS encoding conserved membrane protein of unknown function (Evidence 4 : Unknown function but conserved in other organisms), with translation MILAGALINTAGIAAGWLAGMLWGTRLQAGFREQALRIIGLTVVVIGLKMAWPLPDPVLALVSLVLGSWLGSAAGIEAALDRLGRWAELRAGGGFGQGFITASLVFNVGAMAIVGSVQAGLDQAPVILETKAVLDGITAFLLTAAAGWSVILAAPVTLVYEGALSLAAGLVAGHVHGPVVTEVTVVGGILVAAVGVNLVSGRSRLAVGDLLPALVVAGLLAAVASGAW
- the sprC gene encoding spore-specific protease (Evidence 2a : Function from experimental evidences in other organisms; PubMedId : 26362088; Product type e : enzyme); protein product: MADSLPLSRGAAMPAEQRVHMNDPDAAATLAGLLRRLWAALRPPTLILCIGTDRSTGDALGPLVGSRLMRAHLPGIRIAGTLDHPVHAANLPGALRELRLTEATVLAVDACLGRLETIGTISLGRGAIRPGAGVNKSLPAVGDYHITATVNVGGFMEYFVLQNTRLAVVMKMADIIADALIESLSG